A window of Methanoregula sp. genomic DNA:
TTGAAAATTCGTAAAAACCTGTTCTCTGCATTCTGTTTTTACATAGGCACCCTGCTCGCGGCACAGGGACATGATCGTCGCTGTGTCGAATGGCTCGAAGCGGGTACGATGTGCGAGGAGGATGGTCTGTTCTCTTCTACGTTCCTTATGGGTTTTTTACAGCGGCATAAGGGAAAAATGATCAAACCCGCGGTTGCGTTTGAAGATCCACGGCCGTTTGTACATTTCTCGAATGTGCCGATCATGAAGGCCGCACGAAAACAGCTGGTGCGCCAGTGCGCCCATACCCTGCCCAGTATTGATAAACCCGTGCGTTTTATGGACATCGGGTGCGGGGACGGGGCTCTGACCGTGATGCTCCTTACTCAGCTGATGGAGTCCGGAAAAGTAAGCGACCTTTCAGAAATCCATCTCGTGGACTCATCTCCAGCCATGATTGGGCTTGCAAAAAAGACTGTCGGAGATGCATTTCCGGGCACCACCATCACTACGGAAAATGCACGCATTCAGGATTGCTCAGCAGGAATACAGCACCATTATGACATCGCGTTTTCTTCGCTTGCCTACCACCACATGCCTGTTGAAGACAAACGTGTTCATCTCGCCCGGCTCAAACCATGGATCGATCACTTCGTGCTCTTCGAGATGGATGCAAATAATGACACGCCAGAAGTGTTCTCCCCGGATCTGGCATTCTCAGTGTACCAGTCCTACGGGCGGATCATCGACTTTGTCTTTGCCCACGACGCACCGCTTGACGTGGTAACGGATTGCGTGGATTCCTTTCTCATGACCGAACTGGTATCCATCCTGACGCAGCCGAGAGGCGAGAGGACTGATTATCATATGCTCCGCTCCCAGTGGAATGACCTTTTCAGGACCGTGCTGGGACCGGAATTTTTGCTTCAGTGCGACTCTGCCTGTTATGCGGATGAGTATATAGCCCTGTTTACCATGCACTACGGGCGGGGCGAATAAACCAGGTCGAACACCCAGCGGCTCACGCCGGGTGCAACATTACCGCAGGTGTTGTAATAGGTGATATCAAACCCTTTCTGTACATACTCTTCGATCAGGACAGGAATCTCGTTCCGGGTTTTGAATGTGTAGAAATGAATCATCCCCCCATGCACGGCGAGCGGTGAGAGGATGTCAAGGATCCTGTCCATACCATAGGGTGCCGGGATGATAATCCGGTCGAACTGCCGGTGCGGGAGCATACCGATATCGAAAGCATCCCCGTGGATGGTGGTGATATTTTTTCGTACCTTGTTAAGACTGACATTTTCCTCAAGCCAGAGATATGCATCAGGATTCTGCTCAACCGCTACGACCTGTGCCCCTTTTGCTGCTGCAGGAATGGCAAACGGTCCTACCCCGCAGAACGGTACAAAAACCCGTTCACCACTCTCCACCTGATCGATGACCCGCATCCGCTCGTACGCAAGACGGGTATTAAAAAAAACCGTTCTCACATCAAGCCGGTAAGCAAAGCCAAACTCACCGTGAAGGGTAACGGTTGTATCCCCCGCAAGGATCTCATAACCCGCCGCCCTCGTATCTCCCGCTACTTTTGCAATCTTGTTGAGTACGGTATAGATGTTTTTACGGTGGGAGATGATCTCCCGGGCAATGAGCGGTTTATAGTCCGAAAGCTCATCGGGGATTGAAATGATGGCGACATCACCTACGACATCGAAATGATTGGTGATGTGACAAAGGTCTTTATCAGGAATGATCCCGGCCAACTGTTCTTTCAACCCCATGCTTACCGTTATGTAAGCGTGCAGTTCCCATAAACGCGATCCATGTTGATCCTTTGTTTCTCTGACCCATACCTTAATTAGTCATTACTTCCAGTTCCTCTCTTATGACACGGGTGCGGATGGTTGAAAGAATCCTTTCAGCGTATGCAACGGTGGAAGGAGCCGGTGTCCGGCTGCATCGGGCGTTCGGGTATTACGAGGTTCCCCAGTTTGATCCGTTCCTGATGCTGGATGATTTCCGTTCAACCCGCCCGAAAGATTACCTTGCCGGGTTCCCCACCCACCCGCACCGGGGTATCGAAACGGTCACGTACATGCTCAACGGAAGCATTGAACATGCTGACAGTATGGGAAATGCCGGCAGTGTCAATGCCGGGGATGTCCAGTGGATGACTGCGGGATCGGGCATTATCCATTCAGAGATGCCAAAACCGGTAAACGGCCGTATGGGCGGGTTCCAGCTCTGGGTTAACCTGCCCCGGGCGCATAAGATGATGACTCCCCGGTACCAGGAAATAAAGAGTGCGGATATCCCCATGACAACACCCCATCCGGATGTCAATATAAAAGTGATCTGCGGACAGGTCAACGGTGCAAAAGGGCCGGTGAAAGATATCGTGGCCGATCCCTTGTATCTCGATATAACCCTGGGCCCGGACACCTTTTTTACTCATCCGGTTAAGGAGGGTTACACGGCCCTTGCCTACGTGATCAGCGGTGAAGGTACCTTTGATGCCGAAGAAGGATACCGGATCGGCATCCGTGACCTGATCCTGTTTACTGACGGGAGTTCAATCTGGGCGCGATCGTATGGCAAAGGCTTCCGTTTCCTCCTCATTGCAGGAAAACCGATCCGCGAGCCGGTTGCATGGCGCGGACCGATCGTGATGAATACGCACGAGGAGCTCCGTCAGGCTTTCAGGGAATTTGATGAGGGGACCTTTATCAAAAAGAATGCGTAATATACGGGATACAAAGGCGCAGCTGTTATGTATCCCTCCCCTTTTCTGCCTGAAGATGAACCGGTAACATTTCTGTCACGGGATGCACCCTTTCGCCAGATCACCGAAGTCAACGAGTACCGGTTCAATGATATCAGCCCCGAAGATATCGTTGTGGATATCGGAGCAAATGTCGGTGCGTTCTGTATCAGGGCTGCCCGCAGATCCCGTACGGTGACTGCCATTGAGCCGGTGACTGCCGCATTGCTCAACAATAATATCCGGGCAAACAGCGTTTCCGTTCAGGTGATAAATGGTGCGTTGGGAGACGGGAAACCCGCTGAAGTTTGTTGGGATGAACGCCGGGTTATTACCCCCACATACACACTCAGTATGATCCTTGAACTGGCTGGTGGCTGTGATTTTTTAAAATGTGATTGTGAGGGCGCAGAGTGGCTGATCAATCCCAAGGAACTCGCAGGTGTAAGAAGGATTGAGATGGAACTGCACCAGCCACCGATCGGAGGACGCCCGAACCCGGCGCTCCTCGACTATATCAGCCGGTATTATGATTTTGAGATCGAGAGAAAACCCGTTCATGCGGCACTCGGTGTGATGGGTGTTCTGCATGCCGTGCGGAACTAAAAACGCTATGATCGGGCTGTTTTACTGGTCGTATACCTGATCCACTTGGATATCATTTCCGGTAACAGGGCGTTAACCGGTGCCATTGCACCATAACTGCTGCACCCGCTAATGCCAGGATGCCGGCCATACCTGTTGTCACTGCAGAGTAGGTTGGAGCAAAAAAGGTATTGTGTGCACCAAAAATGCCTGCGCCAGTCATCAGAATGCCCATACCGGCGAGCAGGACGATAGTCCCCATCCAGAGGGGATGCGTGTTATCCGGTATATCTTGTCCGGTTGAGAAAAGCCTGTACATTATCACTACGGTGACGAGTAAAAAGATCCATTCTGATGGTGTTGTTAGTTCAATCCAGAGATAAACGCCTGCATAATCCGGCGGAGTGACCAGAGGGAACGGGCCGAACAACGGATACGCCCATGTGGAGGGAAGCAGCCACATGGTATCGAGTAACTGGTGGACAAAAATGCAGCATGCGACCGCTATGCCATATACCCGGTACCGGTTTCGTACCATAACGAGCGCGATAATTGCAAGGATGAGAATTATAAACAGGGCATGAAAGATCGTTCTCCCACTACTTAGTGCAGGGCTGATGAGCGTTAACGGTTTATCAATAAGATCCGGGATTAGGGACGCTACGATACAGAGGGAAATTATCCGCCGATCATGGGTCAGGCAGCAGAAACCTAATCCAAGCAGGAGACCGCTGACCAGATGGGCGAACAAAAACATATACGAAAAATGCGACGCACCGGCATATAAACTGGTGGAGTAATATGCTTCACGTAAGATTTCTCTATGAGGGTATCCGGCACAGGTTGATGCAGGTACCCGGTACAATTCCCGATCGGCAACATTCAAGAGCCTGCCCTGCAAACACCCTTGACAGGAAATTTGTATGTGCGACGATATTTTCGAACAGAAAAATATGCACCTCGACCAGATTCTCGCAGACCGCCGCTCCTACCGGATGTTCAGGCCTGAGTATCCCGAAGAGGACGCGATACGCCGTATCATCCATGCCGGGCTGCTTGCCCCGTATGCTGCGGCAGCCGTAGGAGGATCGAAGGATTATTTCCGGCGTTTCTTTGTCATGAAGAAGGGAGCGCAGAGCCTGAACGCGGCAATCCCCCTGGTTATGAATCAGGTAAATGTCATGTCGGACCAACTGGAGAAGGATATGGAAACGAACCCGGTGCTCCGCCAGAGGGCAGTCACTTTTGTCCAGCGTCTTGGCATGATACGGAAGATGGAACGGGTCCCCGGTGTGGGCAATGCCCCGTATTACATCGTGGTTGCCGAGCGCAAAGGGTTTCCACCGGTGGAACAACAGTCGCTTGCGCACTGCCTGGAGAATATGTGGCTGAAAGCAACAGCCCTTGAACTGGGATTCCAGCTGGTTTCCATTACGTCACAGATGTCGGAAAATTCAGAGTTCTGTAAAATACTGGGAATTCCTGTGGGTGAATGGGAACTGATGGGTTGTGCTGTCGGATACCCGGCAGATGAGCTCTCCCCCTCGATCCGTCCCCCCGTTGAAGATGTAACCCGGTGGCTGGAATAATCCATTGGCCTTTAAAAAAAATTCTTGTTTTTTTGTCCGATGAGTGGGGCTCATCGTCATTTGGTGGGGGTATAGGGGCATCAGCCCCCATCAACAAATTATTGATGCATTCTGACAACCCGCTCATTTATTGATAACTTCCCTGAAAGAAGCGATAGGACTTATTTTAACCATTGGCCGGGTTCACGCGAACATATACCACGCCAGTCCCGCAATGCACACCGCAGAAAAAAAGAGAACGAGTGCGATATTGATGCTTTTTTCTTTTCGGGTCATGGCAGACCACTCACTTCCCTGTTGTTTTCCCACAAACCCGATAAACAGGCCAATTCCCGTCCCGGCAATGGCGCCAAGTGCAACTGCCATCAGGATCTCAAACATACTCGCACTCATACAGATTCTCCCTTTCCGGTTGCCCATTCTTTGATATAAACTACCATGCGTTCAACAGACTCCGGTTTCACGCCATTCTATCCGGTTAAGATAAGCACTTTCCTTATTTTCTGCGAATATACTGGATGAGAAGCAATATAGCCACAAATCCTGCGATCTGGGGTGCTGCGGCAGTACCTGCTGCATGTGTTGTCTCGGTTTTTTGCAGGGGAACGGGGAATAGCCCGATAGTGACCGGCTGGATCTGTCCCGGGATGACTTCCACGGTCTGTTGTACTGATGTGTAGCCATCCAGGGATACTGCGACCGTGTGATTCCCCAAAGTGAGATTCCCGGCGGTGACTGGTGCCACACCGGTATTCTTTCCATCCACCAGTACCGTTGCACCCACAGGGACAGAGGTGATCGCAATCGCACCTGTATCTGGCACCAGTGTTGCGGTCACTTCAGTGATCCTGCCCGCTTCTACCGGCACCCGCGTCGAAAACTTCTGGTACCCGAACTGCGAGAAGACGACATCATAGGTCCCGGGCGCGAGATCCGAAATGGTTAGGGGTGTCTTTCCCTGGTATTTTTCACCCATCATTACGGATGCCCCATCAGGGACTGAGCGAAGATCCATGGAACCGGATTGCCGGGGTGTATCGATAGAGATCGAGGGTTTTCCCAGGGTGACCGCGATCGTGCTGTAATCGGCTTGGCTTAAATGAGACCGGTCATTGGGGCCATTTACTACCCAGATCGTGTAGGTACCTTCATCGAGCCGCCCCCCGATGTTAGCCGTTCCCCATTTGTAGCTCCAGTGGTCATTGCCATCAACCTGCACGACGGTAAATCCTCCCTGGTCAGCACGTTTCGAGATATCATTCAGCGCAACCCCGTTGACCGGGAGATTAGGCCCGGTCAGGAAAAGATACACGTTCTGGCTCCCGTAGGAATAGCCTGAGAGCGGGATGATATCCCCAACGGATGCCTGTATTACCGGTGCAGCCGATGCCCCGGAGATAAGCAGGATACATGTAAGTGTTAGTATACAGGACATGAAAGCCGGGTGATGACTCTGCATATGTACTGCCGTTTATGTTCCAGAACCTCCTTTAGTCTTTGGGTTGTGAGGAATTACCGATCCCCACAGTTTATACCCTGCGGGGTTCAAGCGCTGATAAGGAACCGGGAACATGAACGAACAAGAGCCAGAAGATTTCCACTTCTTAGGAAAGAACCGGATCGAAGCCCTCACCGATGGGGTCTTTGCGTTTGCAATGACCCTGCTTGTCACCAGCATGATCCTGCCCCATACCGCTGATGCACCTGCTCTTACCGCGGCAGGAGCCCTGACCCTGCTGATACCGGATTTCATCCATTATGTGATCGCGTTCTTTATTCTCGCTGCGTTCTGGACCGCTCACCATATCCAGTTCAACCAGATCCGGTTCATTACCCGTCCTTTCCTTACGTTAAATATTATCGGCCTGTTTTTTGTTACGCTCGTTCCGTTCACTACAAGTTTTGTGGGGGATTATCCGGATACCCTTGCATCCATTGTCTTTGAACTCAATCTCATGGTGCTTGGCCTGATGATGTTTGTGCAATGGTATTATGTAGCCCATAACCGCAAGCTCATCTCCCCAAAGTATCCCGAATCAAAGGTACAGGAAGGACTTTTACAGAACCTCAAAATCCCGTTTTTATCATTGGTTGGCGTGATCCTGGCACTTTCAGGATGGCAGGAAAGCACGATGATCTACCTCCTGTCCCCGTTCGTTTCTATCGCGGTATCCCGGTATATTGCCAGAAACCGCAGGATACGGGAAGGAGTGGTATGAAAATACCCGTTGAATAGAGGATCTTTGTCACCAGTAGTACTAGAGCGCCTGCTCCCACGTGTGCTTACAGTCATTGCAGACACAGACAACTATCGTCTTGTTGTTGACTGTCTTACAGTCGGTCCATTCGGTATTTTTTGATCCACACTTCGGGCAGTTAGACATAAAAAATCGAGTCTGTGTTAAAAGACTGGTGAGATACTGTTCTATGTAAGGTTAAAAAATTATCAGCGTTTTTCTTACTTGTCGTGCAGGAACAAAAATCAGGCAGTGACATTAAGATTATCTCCGGGTTTTAACACCAGTACTTTAATATCGGTTGTCCGCTCGATCGCCTTCTTGAAGGGTAGAGGGTCAGCAGCGATCCTGTCCCAGGTATTGTAATGGATCGGGATGACCGTTTTAGCGCCGATGAAATTCGCTGCGATCATCGCTTCTGCCGTGCCCATGGTGAAGCGTCCGCCAATCGGGAGGAGTGCGATGTCCGGGTGATACAAATCCCCGATGAGTTTCATATCTGAAAAGAGCGCGGTGTCCCCCGCATGGTAGATCTTTATGCCATCCATGCCGATAACAAATCCTGCGGCAGCCCCGGCAGAAAAACCCGGTCCTGCCTCTTCGATTGCGGTCGAGTGCACCGCGGCAGTCATGGTAAAAGACACCCCGTCAACGATAATAGTGCCCCCGATATTCATACTCTCAACCGGAATTCCCTTTGTTTTGAGGTATTTTCCTATCTCGGTTATTGCAACGGTCTTGCGGTTGAGGGCAACGGTCTCTCCCAGGTGATCTGCATGGCCATGCGTGACTGCGACAATATCCGGATTCGTGCTAAGGACGCTGCTGCCTTCAGTAAAGGGATCGATGAGCACTTTTTTTGAACCGGTAAGCAGCACGCACGAATGCCCGAGCCAGGTGAGTTGCATATATGCAGATCTGCTGCTCATCGGATGAAATTTGCCATTTGTAAAAGGCAGGAACAAAGAGAGCGCACCATGGCTAAAAAAAGGATTGATGATGGTAAAGGATGTGTCCTTTACGTCACATCTATCAGTTCAGCTTCGGTGATATCGATAGAGTCTCCAAGACTGTCCGCAGTTGCGCTCCGGGTCATCTGTTCGGAAAGATCGCGGTCTTCCATAACATCCCGGATGCGATCGATATACGGATCAATCGTCGGGTCTTCCTGCTCTTCGATCACATGGCGGTATTCGCGGAGCGTTGAAGGGCTTACTCCAAGGTCCTCTGATACCTCCTTCATGGTCTTGCCGGACGTGATCAGTTCTTCCATCTTCACTTTGTCAAAGGGCATCTTGAAGTCAAGCTCGCGGAAGAGCTTGAGCCGAACCCTTGCTCGTGCAACTGTCTTTGACAGCTTCTCGTCACCCAGTTCTCTGGCGATTTCTGTATCATTTTTGCCAGCATAGAATAACGTGACGAGTTTTGCAAGTTGGATCGGTTTTAATGAGGTCTTGAAGATTCCCTGTTCCGTGATCTCTCTCATCACGAGAGCGACCTCGCGTTCGATCGCGTCGCTGTCTCTCAAGGTACCATGGATATTTTTCATCGGCTCGACGATCTTGGTCTTGCCCGACATGGAGCTGAAGAGTTTTAAGAGCTGTGCCTTGCGTTTGTCTTCGGTCATTGCATACCCCGTATTGGGATTAGGATATACAATACTTCGTGAACTATTTAATGCTATCTTTATGCGTTGTTTGACCAAAAGACCTTTAAATTGGTGTTTGAATGTGCACTATCAGTGGCGCTGGTTCGCGTGCAAATCGCTTAATATGACGTGCAATTTTTATTGATATTTTCATATAAATCCAGAATACCCGGTTCCCGGATGATGCATGGAACATTCATCGGTTAACCTACCCGCAGCACGTGGGCATGTTTCTGAAAATGATGAAAACGGGAAGAGGGATGGAAGAGAGTCTTTTTGTCGTCATTCGTTCAATGTTAGTAGGAATTTGATCAGGGAATACCATGAGCGATGTATTTGAAAATGTGATGGAGCTTGCCAAACGCCGCGGGTTCATCTGGCCCACGTCCGAATGTTACGGCGCAGTGGCGGGTTTCATCGATTATGGCCCGCTGGGCGCAATGATGAAGCGGCGGGTCGAGGATATCTGGCGGGATTTTTACGTCATCCAGGAAGGCTATTACGAGATCGAGTGCCCGACGATTGCCCAGGAATCAGTTTTTATCGCTTCCGGGCACGTGAAGGGATTTTCCGACAAGATGTGCCAGTGCCCGCACTGCAAGGAGTTCCTCCGTGCCGACCACGTGGCGGAAGGCGGCGGCGTCAAAAACCCGTCCATTATGAAGAACGAGGAACTCGCAGCAGCGATTGCGACCTGCAAATGCATGGCCTGCGAAGAAGTGCTCGGCACTGTTGAGGTCTTCAATTTCAACCTCATGTTCCAGACCACGATCGGGCCGGGGTCACAGCGGATCGGGTACCTCCGTCCCGAGACGGCTCAGGGAATGTTTGTGGATTTCTCCCGGCTGTTAAGGTTCTACCGGGACAAGCTGCCCTTCGGTGCCATCCAGATCGGCAAGTCCTACCGGAACGAGATCTCCCCCCGGCAGGGCATGATCCGGCTCCGCGAGTTCACGCAGGCGGAAGCCGAGATCTTTGTCCACCCGGACCAGAAGAATCACCACCCGTCGTTCAAGCGCTATGCGGACTATACCATGCCGCTGCTCACCTACGTCCAGCAGGAGAAATGCGACGCTGCGGTCTCGATGTCCATGCGGGAGGCCGTGGACAAGGGCGTGATCGCCAACGAATACCTCGCCTACTACGTAGCCCTTACGCACAAACTCCTTGTTACGATAGGTATCAAGCCCGACCGGCTCCGCTTCCGGCAGCACCTGCCCGATGAGCGTGCGCATTATGCCACCGACTGCTGGGATGCCGAGATCCGGTCCGACCGGTTCGGCTGGGTGGAGACGGTTGGTCTTGCCGACCGCACGGATTATGACCTGAACGCCCATGCCAAGGAAAGCGGCACGCCGATGACGGTCTTCATCCAGTACGATGAGCCAAAGAAAGTGGCACGCCGGAGGATCATCCCGAACATGAGCGTGCTGGGCAAGCAGTACCGCACGAAGGCAAAGGCGGTCTTCGAAGCGCTGGCGATTGCCACACCAACCGCTGATGGCGCCGATGTGGAAGTCGATGGCGAGAAGATCCACATTCCCGCCAACCTGTTCGAAGTCCGCGATGAGATTATTGATGTCCGGGGCGAGGATGTCGTGCCGCACGTGATCGAACCCTCGTACGGTATCGACCGCATGTGTTACGCGGTGCTCGAAGGGGCCTATGATGAGGATGTCGCGGATGGTGAAGCCCGCACGGTGATGCGCTTCTCCCCCAACGTGGCCCCTATCCAGGTCGCCGTCTTTCCGCTCATGACCCGGGACGGTCTTGATACGATTGCTCATGAGATCGCCCGCACGCTTCAAAAGTCCGGTATACTTGCCGAATATGATGACAGCGGGGCGATTGGCAGGCGCTACCGGCGGCAGGACGAGATCGGGACGCCGTTTGCGATTACGGTTGATTACGATACGAAAGAGGATCGTACCGTCACTCTCCGGGACCGGGACAGCATGAAGCAGGTGCGGGTGGCGATTGATAAGTTACCTTCAACGGTTGCAGCGCTGGTTAAGGGGACGACCAAGTTTGGGGATATAGGGCGTCAATCCCCGTTTTTTATAGCTCACCCCGTACAGCAATCTCTTCCTAAATGAGTTGATGGGGGTTGCCACCCCCATCGCAAATGAGTGTATGCCGCCGCCCCGAAGGGCGCCCCGCGGCGGCCTCAACGACTTTTCATTAAAACTTCCTTGCCCCTCCGTGCCTCGGAGAGTATTCATGACCATCGGGCCACAGGGACCTATGGATATAAGATATCCATAGCAGGCCCTGATGCGGGGAGCCCTCATAATCATCATCTCTCACAAATTAAATTTAAACTGCAACTTTCTCCGATCACAATTTCCTATATTACCTAAGCAACCAAACCTCTCTCCAATCACATGAGTTGCATCAGCCACCCCTTGATCAAACCGGACAGCATCGAATCGCGTGAGTACCAGCTCTCGATTGCGATGAAGGCGCTGGATGCCAACACCATGGTCATCCTCCCCACGGGACTGGGGAAGACAGCTGTTGCCCTGCTCGTTGCCGCATCCCGGCTCTATAATGAGGGGGGCAGGATCCTGATGCTTGCCCCAACCAAACCGCTCGTGGAGCAGCACCTTCGCTATTTTGAAAAATACCTGCTGGCAAAGCCGCCGGAAGGCAGTTTGGCATCCCCGTTTGTGATGTTCACCGGAGAAGCCCCGCCCGCCGAACGGACAGCGGACTGGAACCGGGCTACCGTGATCCTTGCCACCCCGCAGGTTGTCAAGAACGATCTCCTTGCCGGCCGCTATACCCTTGCGGATGTCACGCTGCTGATCGTGGATGAGTGCCACCGGGCAGTCGGCAACTACGCGTATGTCTTCTTGGCCCAGCGGTACATGGGTACCGCTGCCAAACCGCTCCTCCTTGCGATGACCGCTTCACCCGGCGGGGTGCAGGAGAAGGTGCAGGATGTCTGCTCGAATCTGGGCATTTCCCACATCGAGAACCGGACCGAGAACGATCCGGATGTCCGCCCGTATGTGTTTGAGCGGGAGTTGGAGTACCTCTCCGTTGATCTCCCTCCCGACATCAAAGCGGCGATCAACTCGCTCAATGGGCTCATCGAAGACCGGCTC
This region includes:
- a CDS encoding metal-dependent hydrolase, encoding MQLTWLGHSCVLLTGSKKVLIDPFTEGSSVLSTNPDIVAVTHGHADHLGETVALNRKTVAITEIGKYLKTKGIPVESMNIGGTIIVDGVSFTMTAAVHSTAIEEAGPGFSAGAAAGFVIGMDGIKIYHAGDTALFSDMKLIGDLYHPDIALLPIGGRFTMGTAEAMIAANFIGAKTVIPIHYNTWDRIAADPLPFKKAIERTTDIKVLVLKPGDNLNVTA
- a CDS encoding response regulator receiver protein; the protein is MTEDKRKAQLLKLFSSMSGKTKIVEPMKNIHGTLRDSDAIEREVALVMREITEQGIFKTSLKPIQLAKLVTLFYAGKNDTEIARELGDEKLSKTVARARVRLKLFRELDFKMPFDKVKMEELITSGKTMKEVSEDLGVSPSTLREYRHVIEEQEDPTIDPYIDRIRDVMEDRDLSEQMTRSATADSLGDSIDITEAELIDVT
- a CDS encoding RsmD family RNA methyltransferase; the protein is MGLKEQLAGIIPDKDLCHITNHFDVVGDVAIISIPDELSDYKPLIAREIISHRKNIYTVLNKIAKVAGDTRAAGYEILAGDTTVTLHGEFGFAYRLDVRTVFFNTRLAYERMRVIDQVESGERVFVPFCGVGPFAIPAAAKGAQVVAVEQNPDAYLWLEENVSLNKVRKNITTIHGDAFDIGMLPHRQFDRIIIPAPYGMDRILDILSPLAVHGGMIHFYTFKTRNEIPVLIEEYVQKGFDITYYNTCGNVAPGVSRWVFDLVYSPRP
- a CDS encoding TMEM175 family protein, whose protein sequence is MNEQEPEDFHFLGKNRIEALTDGVFAFAMTLLVTSMILPHTADAPALTAAGALTLLIPDFIHYVIAFFILAAFWTAHHIQFNQIRFITRPFLTLNIIGLFFVTLVPFTTSFVGDYPDTLASIVFELNLMVLGLMMFVQWYYVAHNRKLISPKYPESKVQEGLLQNLKIPFLSLVGVILALSGWQESTMIYLLSPFVSIAVSRYIARNRRIREGVV
- the glyS gene encoding glycine--tRNA ligase: MSDVFENVMELAKRRGFIWPTSECYGAVAGFIDYGPLGAMMKRRVEDIWRDFYVIQEGYYEIECPTIAQESVFIASGHVKGFSDKMCQCPHCKEFLRADHVAEGGGVKNPSIMKNEELAAAIATCKCMACEEVLGTVEVFNFNLMFQTTIGPGSQRIGYLRPETAQGMFVDFSRLLRFYRDKLPFGAIQIGKSYRNEISPRQGMIRLREFTQAEAEIFVHPDQKNHHPSFKRYADYTMPLLTYVQQEKCDAAVSMSMREAVDKGVIANEYLAYYVALTHKLLVTIGIKPDRLRFRQHLPDERAHYATDCWDAEIRSDRFGWVETVGLADRTDYDLNAHAKESGTPMTVFIQYDEPKKVARRRIIPNMSVLGKQYRTKAKAVFEALAIATPTADGADVEVDGEKIHIPANLFEVRDEIIDVRGEDVVPHVIEPSYGIDRMCYAVLEGAYDEDVADGEARTVMRFSPNVAPIQVAVFPLMTRDGLDTIAHEIARTLQKSGILAEYDDSGAIGRRYRRQDEIGTPFAITVDYDTKEDRTVTLRDRDSMKQVRVAIDKLPSTVAALVKGTTKFGDIGRQSPFFIAHPVQQSLPK
- a CDS encoding pirin family protein — translated: MVERILSAYATVEGAGVRLHRAFGYYEVPQFDPFLMLDDFRSTRPKDYLAGFPTHPHRGIETVTYMLNGSIEHADSMGNAGSVNAGDVQWMTAGSGIIHSEMPKPVNGRMGGFQLWVNLPRAHKMMTPRYQEIKSADIPMTTPHPDVNIKVICGQVNGAKGPVKDIVADPLYLDITLGPDTFFTHPVKEGYTALAYVISGEGTFDAEEGYRIGIRDLILFTDGSSIWARSYGKGFRFLLIAGKPIREPVAWRGPIVMNTHEELRQAFREFDEGTFIKKNA
- a CDS encoding PEGA domain-containing protein produces the protein MQSHHPAFMSCILTLTCILLISGASAAPVIQASVGDIIPLSGYSYGSQNVYLFLTGPNLPVNGVALNDISKRADQGGFTVVQVDGNDHWSYKWGTANIGGRLDEGTYTIWVVNGPNDRSHLSQADYSTIAVTLGKPSISIDTPRQSGSMDLRSVPDGASVMMGEKYQGKTPLTISDLAPGTYDVVFSQFGYQKFSTRVPVEAGRITEVTATLVPDTGAIAITSVPVGATVLVDGKNTGVAPVTAGNLTLGNHTVAVSLDGYTSVQQTVEVIPGQIQPVTIGLFPVPLQKTETTHAAGTAAAPQIAGFVAILLLIQYIRRK
- a CDS encoding nitroreductase family protein, which translates into the protein MCDDIFEQKNMHLDQILADRRSYRMFRPEYPEEDAIRRIIHAGLLAPYAAAAVGGSKDYFRRFFVMKKGAQSLNAAIPLVMNQVNVMSDQLEKDMETNPVLRQRAVTFVQRLGMIRKMERVPGVGNAPYYIVVAERKGFPPVEQQSLAHCLENMWLKATALELGFQLVSITSQMSENSEFCKILGIPVGEWELMGCAVGYPADELSPSIRPPVEDVTRWLE
- a CDS encoding FkbM family methyltransferase, yielding MYPSPFLPEDEPVTFLSRDAPFRQITEVNEYRFNDISPEDIVVDIGANVGAFCIRAARRSRTVTAIEPVTAALLNNNIRANSVSVQVINGALGDGKPAEVCWDERRVITPTYTLSMILELAGGCDFLKCDCEGAEWLINPKELAGVRRIEMELHQPPIGGRPNPALLDYISRYYDFEIERKPVHAALGVMGVLHAVRN
- a CDS encoding class I SAM-dependent methyltransferase, with the translated sequence MLFLSLQEKTKWAQYAKEIVQNGAKPEIYELKIRKNLFSAFCFYIGTLLAAQGHDRRCVEWLEAGTMCEEDGLFSSTFLMGFLQRHKGKMIKPAVAFEDPRPFVHFSNVPIMKAARKQLVRQCAHTLPSIDKPVRFMDIGCGDGALTVMLLTQLMESGKVSDLSEIHLVDSSPAMIGLAKKTVGDAFPGTTITTENARIQDCSAGIQHHYDIAFSSLAYHHMPVEDKRVHLARLKPWIDHFVLFEMDANNDTPEVFSPDLAFSVYQSYGRIIDFVFAHDAPLDVVTDCVDSFLMTELVSILTQPRGERTDYHMLRSQWNDLFRTVLGPEFLLQCDSACYADEYIALFTMHYGRGE
- a CDS encoding metal-dependent hydrolase; amino-acid sequence: MFLFAHLVSGLLLGLGFCCLTHDRRIISLCIVASLIPDLIDKPLTLISPALSSGRTIFHALFIILILAIIALVMVRNRYRVYGIAVACCIFVHQLLDTMWLLPSTWAYPLFGPFPLVTPPDYAGVYLWIELTTPSEWIFLLVTVVIMYRLFSTGQDIPDNTHPLWMGTIVLLAGMGILMTGAGIFGAHNTFFAPTYSAVTTGMAGILALAGAAVMVQWHRLTPCYRK